The proteins below come from a single Mangifera indica cultivar Alphonso chromosome 16, CATAS_Mindica_2.1, whole genome shotgun sequence genomic window:
- the LOC123198889 gene encoding probable calcium-binding protein CML41, whose protein sequence is MEVDKVSKPSKWFSNKSLRLSFPRRLSKSRSTSSSPTSPISRGESTTKRPNRDDELKEIFRHFDEDGDGKISVLELINYFASIGEYMSYEEAQAAINELDRDGDNLLDFQDFQRLMQGEEDEDLKGAFEMFELEKEGCLTPKGLQKMLNRLGESTSYDDCVAMIQVFDMDRNGVLDYREFYRMMTK, encoded by the coding sequence ATGGAAGTTGATAAAGTTTCTAAGCCATCCAAGTGGTTTTCAAACAAGTCGCTGAGGCTGAGTTTCCCTCGTCGCCTATCAAAGTCGAGGTCAACATCAAGCTCTCCCACTTCCCCTATATCTCGAGGTGAAAGCACAACAAAAAGACCCAACAGAGATGATGAGCTGAAAGAGATTTTTCGTCATTTTGATGAAGATGGTGATGGAAAAATATCAGTCCTCGAGCTTATAAATTACTTTGCATCGATTGGAGAGTACATGTCGTACGAAGAGGCTCAAGCAGCGATCAATGAGCTCGACAGAGATGGTGATAATTTACTTGACTTTCAGGACTTTCAGCGGCTTATGcaaggagaagaagatgaggatCTGAAGGGGGCGTTTGAGATGTTTGAGTTGGAGAAGGAAGGCTGCTTGACTCCTAAAGGGCTGCAAAAAATGCTGAACCGCCTTGGAGAATCAACATCTTACGATGATTGTGTTGCCATGATTCAAGTTTTTGACATGGATCGCAATGGAGTCCTTGATTACCGTGAATTTTACCGGATGATGACTAAGTAG
- the LOC123198870 gene encoding probable calcium-binding protein CML41, with the protein MEVDHQVCNPSKWFSNKGLRLSFPRRRSKSRSTSRSPTSPMSPGESTTKRSTRDDELKEVFRHFDGDGDGKISALELRSYFASIGEYMSYEEAQGAINDLDTDGDNLLDFQDFLRLMQGEGDEDLKRAFEMFELEKKGCITPKGLQKMLNRLGDSKSYDDCVAMIQVFDIDRNGVLDYHEFYQMMTN; encoded by the coding sequence ATGGAAGTGGATCATCAAGTTTGTAATCCATCCAAGTGGTTTTCAAACAAGGGACTGAGGTTGAGTTTCCCTCGTCGCCGATCAAAGTCGAGGTCAACATCAAGGTCTCCCACCTCCCCCATGTCTCCAGGTGAAAGTACAACAAAAAGATCCACTAGAGATGATGAGCTTAAAGAGGTTTTTCGTCATTTTGATGGCGATGGTGATGGGAAAATATCAGCCCTCGAGCTCAGGAGTTACTTTGCATCAATTGGAGAGTACATGTCGTACGAAGAGGCTCAAGGAGCCATCAATGATCTCGACACAGATGGTGATAATTTGCTTGACTTTCAAGACTTTCTGCGGCTTATGCAAGGAGAAGGCGATGAGGATCTGAAGAGGGCGTTTGAGATGTTCGAGTTGGAGAAGAAAGGCTGCATAACTCCAAAAGGGTTGCAAAAAATGTTGAACCGCCTTGGAGATTCAAAATCTTACGATGATTGTGTTGCCATGATTCAAGTTTTTGACATCGATCGCAATGGAGTCCTTGATTATCATGAATTTTACCAGATGATGACTAATTAG